Proteins found in one Nostoc sp. NIES-3756 genomic segment:
- the lhgO gene encoding L-2-hydroxyglutarate oxidase: MYDFAIVGGGIVGLSTGMALSKRYPQARILVLEKESQWAFHQTGNNSGVIHSGIYYKPGSFKAKFCRDGRDSMVQFCQEHGIDHEVCGKVIVATNEQELPRLENLYKRGLENGIEVKRISPQEVKEIEPHVSCVGGIRVFSTGIVNYKQVCLKYAELIQQQGGELRLNTKVLKISPSGKHHVLETNNGNFETRFVINCAGLHSDRIAKLGGVQPQAKIVPFRGEYYELTPEKRYLVKTLIYPVPNPEFPFLGVHFTKMIDGSVHAGPNAVLSLKREGYTKTDFDLKDFAEVMTYPGFWKLAAKHADEGIQEIIRSFSKAAFTRSLQKLIPEVQAEDLVPTHAGVRAQALMDDGKLVDDFYIVPGNNSIHVCNAPSPAATSSLEIGKAIAAQIAQHSDMPAVVS, translated from the coding sequence ATGTACGATTTTGCCATTGTCGGTGGGGGAATAGTTGGACTGTCTACAGGGATGGCTTTAAGCAAGCGTTATCCCCAAGCACGAATTTTAGTATTAGAGAAAGAAAGTCAGTGGGCTTTTCACCAAACAGGTAATAATAGTGGGGTAATTCACTCTGGTATTTATTACAAACCAGGGAGTTTTAAAGCTAAATTCTGCCGTGATGGTAGAGACTCAATGGTACAATTTTGCCAAGAACATGGCATAGACCATGAAGTCTGCGGTAAGGTGATTGTAGCAACCAATGAGCAAGAACTGCCACGCCTAGAAAACCTCTACAAACGCGGTTTAGAAAATGGCATAGAAGTTAAAAGAATTAGCCCCCAAGAAGTTAAAGAAATTGAACCTCACGTTAGTTGTGTAGGTGGTATCCGGGTTTTCTCCACTGGCATTGTTAATTATAAACAAGTTTGTTTAAAATACGCCGAGTTAATTCAACAACAAGGTGGAGAGTTACGTCTAAATACTAAGGTACTGAAGATTTCCCCCAGTGGTAAACATCACGTACTGGAAACTAATAACGGTAACTTTGAAACCCGCTTTGTCATCAATTGTGCCGGATTGCATAGCGATCGCATTGCTAAATTAGGTGGTGTACAACCCCAGGCTAAAATCGTCCCCTTCCGGGGAGAATATTACGAACTCACCCCCGAAAAACGCTATTTGGTCAAAACGCTCATTTATCCGGTTCCTAACCCCGAATTTCCCTTCCTGGGTGTCCACTTCACCAAGATGATTGACGGGAGTGTCCACGCTGGGCCTAATGCAGTTCTTAGCCTCAAGCGCGAAGGTTACACCAAAACCGACTTCGACCTTAAAGACTTTGCTGAGGTAATGACATACCCTGGTTTCTGGAAACTCGCCGCCAAACACGCCGACGAAGGTATCCAAGAAATCATTCGTTCCTTTAGCAAAGCTGCCTTTACCAGAAGTCTGCAAAAACTGATTCCCGAAGTTCAAGCCGAGGATTTAGTCCCCACCCATGCAGGAGTACGCGCCCAAGCTTTAATGGATGATGGCAAACTCGTAGACGACTTTTACATCGTCCCTGGTAACAACTCCATCCATGTCTGCAATGCACCCTCACCAGCCGCGACTTCTTCCTTAGAAATAGGAAAAGCGATCGCTGCACAAATCGCCCAACACTCAGATATGCCAGCAGTCGTCAGTTAG
- a CDS encoding NAD-dependent epimerase/dehydratase family protein, with protein sequence MKVLVTGTEGYLGCLLPSLLIKRGHEVIGVDTGFYKVGWLYNGTEITAKTLNKDIRHITPEDLAGVEAIVHMAELSNDPTGQLSPNITYDINHLGSVRLANLAKTMGVRRFVYMSSCSVYGVATDGDVTEESPVNPQTAYAECKTLVERDVTLLADDDFSPTFMRNATAFGASPRMRFDIVLNNLSGLAWTTKEIKMTSDGTPWRPLVHALDICKAIVCALEAPRDIVHNQVFNVGDTANNYRVKEIAEIIAETFPGCKLSFGDNGADNRSYRVSFEKINSILPGFKCDWDAQKGARQLFDLFSQIDMTEDTFLFRGFTRLKQLEYLIRTEQINQDFFWNIK encoded by the coding sequence ATGAAAGTTTTAGTAACTGGAACTGAAGGCTATCTTGGTTGTTTATTACCTTCCTTATTAATCAAACGCGGACACGAAGTTATTGGTGTAGATACTGGTTTTTATAAAGTAGGCTGGCTATACAACGGTACAGAAATTACCGCCAAAACCCTCAACAAAGATATCCGCCACATCACCCCCGAAGATTTGGCAGGGGTAGAAGCAATAGTTCACATGGCGGAACTATCCAACGATCCCACCGGACAATTATCGCCAAATATCACCTACGACATTAACCATTTAGGTTCAGTACGCCTCGCTAACCTAGCCAAAACAATGGGTGTACGGCGCTTCGTCTATATGTCTTCTTGTAGTGTTTATGGTGTAGCTACAGATGGCGATGTCACAGAAGAATCTCCTGTTAATCCCCAAACAGCCTACGCAGAATGCAAAACCCTCGTAGAACGAGATGTCACACTCCTAGCAGATGATGACTTCTCTCCCACCTTCATGCGCAACGCCACTGCTTTTGGTGCTTCCCCCAGAATGCGGTTTGACATCGTTTTGAACAACCTATCTGGCTTGGCTTGGACTACCAAAGAAATCAAAATGACCAGTGATGGTACACCTTGGCGGCCATTAGTCCACGCCTTAGATATCTGCAAAGCTATTGTTTGTGCTTTAGAAGCACCCCGCGATATTGTGCATAATCAAGTCTTTAACGTTGGTGACACAGCTAATAACTACCGTGTTAAAGAAATTGCCGAAATTATTGCTGAGACTTTCCCAGGATGTAAATTGTCCTTTGGTGATAACGGTGCAGATAACCGCAGCTATCGCGTATCTTTTGAAAAAATCAACAGTATCCTACCAGGATTTAAGTGTGATTGGGATGCACAAAAAGGTGCAAGACAACTATTTGATTTATTCAGTCAAATAGATATGACAGAAGATACCTTCTTGTTTAGAGGTTTTACCCGCTTAAAGCAATTGGAATATCTCATCCGTACTGAACAAATCAACCAAGATTTCTTCTGGAATATCAAGTAA
- a CDS encoding glycosyltransferase family 2 protein, with product MNKLLTIALPTYNRAKLLDNQLAWLANAIKGFESECEIIISDNCSEDNTPEIVKKWQKALPKTTFRANRHSKNLGVMRNIAYCLNAATSKYVWTISDDDRIEDTAIPYLIRTLNESANLSLLILNFSCRHEVTGEILYQNCYQTKEEVVESDGKAAFERCIQENRSGVQLMSAQVYRTDLAKLALKTWADGVNNLDYQVYLTGFCAFHGNVKISKDTYLENAFGASHWMVKPKMLLKMQYTYSPEVNIKLKEIGYPSNFCRNLILEHFSHNNWRVLLGALRRWPILALTTAIPYFGLVSLSVLETVLLSKEGNTQEIVNHTNSKN from the coding sequence ATGAATAAACTACTAACAATTGCCCTGCCTACTTATAACCGCGCTAAGTTACTTGATAACCAACTTGCATGGTTGGCTAATGCCATTAAAGGTTTTGAATCGGAATGTGAAATCATTATTTCTGATAATTGTTCAGAAGATAATACTCCTGAAATAGTTAAGAAATGGCAGAAAGCTTTGCCAAAAACCACTTTTCGTGCTAACAGACATAGTAAAAATTTAGGAGTGATGAGAAACATTGCTTATTGCCTAAATGCAGCAACAAGCAAATATGTTTGGACAATTAGTGATGACGATAGAATCGAGGACACAGCGATTCCCTATCTTATCAGGACATTAAATGAATCAGCTAATTTAAGCCTACTAATTCTCAATTTTTCTTGTCGTCATGAAGTAACAGGCGAAATATTGTACCAAAACTGTTATCAAACCAAGGAAGAAGTAGTAGAGTCTGACGGTAAGGCAGCTTTTGAGCGTTGCATTCAGGAAAACCGCTCTGGTGTACAATTAATGTCTGCTCAAGTATACAGAACAGATTTAGCAAAACTTGCATTAAAAACTTGGGCTGATGGGGTAAATAACTTAGATTATCAAGTATATTTAACTGGCTTTTGTGCTTTTCATGGAAATGTCAAAATCAGCAAAGATACTTATCTAGAAAATGCTTTTGGTGCTAGTCATTGGATGGTTAAACCCAAAATGTTGCTGAAGATGCAGTATACATATTCACCAGAAGTAAATATTAAACTTAAAGAAATAGGCTATCCAAGTAATTTTTGCAGAAACTTGATTTTAGAACATTTTAGCCATAATAATTGGCGAGTTCTATTAGGAGCTTTGAGAAGATGGCCTATTCTAGCATTGACTACAGCAATTCCTTACTTTGGATTAGTAAGTTTATCAGTTTTAGAAACTGTTCTTTTATCTAAAGAAGGAAATACTCAAGAAATAGTCAACCATACGAATAGCAAGAACTAA
- a CDS encoding phytanoyl-CoA dioxygenase — protein sequence MLNIIKDKVEAINSEVAYRVKLLQHAQNLPAIEPRDRHIVDALKKDAICITTLEELGLEFTPQLLKASHAILPTMGTGEYQDSDKNPPEIYTVTHIPAFNNWGSEQRLLNILENYIGLPVAYHGVQIRKDFINVNQFSTMLWHRDSEDRRIVKIIIYLNDVEKEQGPFEYVPASLTSIDNLNFYRLYPKIHNSGIDDEQLNKIVPKSAWKSCTGPAGTVIIADTQRLLHHGTVRTQERSTLFFAYTSNPAKRPGLCTQYWDETFPKPNIDKLPV from the coding sequence ATGTTGAACATAATCAAAGATAAAGTTGAAGCAATCAATTCAGAGGTTGCTTATAGAGTCAAACTCTTGCAACATGCTCAAAATCTACCTGCAATCGAACCACGCGATCGCCACATCGTTGATGCGCTCAAAAAAGATGCAATTTGTATTACTACACTGGAAGAATTAGGACTAGAATTTACACCACAATTACTTAAAGCTTCCCATGCAATATTACCCACAATGGGAACAGGTGAGTACCAAGATTCAGACAAAAATCCTCCAGAAATTTACACAGTTACCCACATACCTGCTTTTAATAACTGGGGAAGTGAACAAAGACTATTGAACATTCTGGAAAATTATATCGGTTTACCTGTTGCCTATCACGGCGTACAAATTCGCAAAGATTTTATAAATGTAAATCAATTCAGTACAATGTTATGGCATAGAGATTCAGAAGATCGCCGTATTGTCAAAATCATTATTTACTTAAATGATGTAGAAAAAGAACAAGGGCCTTTTGAATATGTACCTGCATCTTTAACATCTATAGATAACCTGAATTTCTATCGACTTTATCCTAAAATACATAATTCAGGGATTGATGATGAGCAATTAAATAAAATTGTTCCCAAATCAGCCTGGAAGTCATGCACAGGCCCAGCCGGAACTGTGATTATTGCTGATACCCAAAGACTTTTACATCACGGTACAGTTCGCACACAAGAGCGTTCAACGCTATTTTTTGCCTACACTTCTAACCCCGCCAAACGCCCAGGACTTTGTACTCAATATTGGGATGAAACCTTTCCCAAACCCAATATCGATAAACTTCCTGTTTAG
- the rfbC gene encoding dTDP-4-dehydrorhamnose 3,5-epimerase: MIFTTTALKDAYIIDLEEKPDHRGFFARTFCANEFAAHGLKPVVAQCNLSYNFKKGTLRGMHYQLQPAAETKLIRCIKGAIYDVIIDMRPESPTFLSHIGVELTADNRRALYVPEMFAHGYQALTDDAEVVYQVGEFYTPGYEKGLRYNDPFFNIEWPLEVTVISEKDANWPLLETLPIGSPDPVEAVC; the protein is encoded by the coding sequence ATGATTTTTACAACTACAGCCCTCAAAGACGCATATATTATTGACTTAGAAGAAAAGCCTGATCATCGCGGTTTCTTTGCCAGAACTTTTTGCGCCAATGAATTTGCAGCACATGGTTTAAAACCAGTAGTTGCTCAGTGTAACCTATCTTATAACTTTAAAAAAGGCACACTGCGGGGTATGCACTATCAATTGCAACCAGCCGCAGAAACAAAATTAATTCGTTGTATTAAAGGCGCTATCTACGATGTAATTATTGATATGCGTCCTGAATCGCCAACATTTTTATCACACATTGGCGTAGAATTAACTGCCGATAATCGTCGTGCTTTATATGTACCAGAAATGTTTGCTCACGGTTATCAAGCCCTCACCGATGATGCAGAAGTAGTTTATCAAGTAGGCGAATTTTATACACCAGGATACGAAAAAGGATTACGTTACAACGACCCATTTTTTAATATCGAATGGCCTCTAGAAGTAACCGTAATTTCTGAAAAAGATGCCAACTGGCCTCTGTTAGAAACATTACCAATTGGTAGTCCTGATCCTGTAGAAGCTGTTTGTTAG
- a CDS encoding NAD(P)H-dependent oxidoreductase, which translates to MIIIDNALKARAAAGNPVKVGMIGAGFMGRGIANQIINSVPGMELVAISNRSIDGAKRAYTEAGIEDICVVDSVGELESAIAQGKYAITEDAKLICQADGIDAIVEVTGAVEFGAHVVMEAIAHRKHIIMMNAELDGTIGPILKVYADKAGVILSACDGDQPGVQMNLYRFVKSIGLTPLLCGNIKGLQDPYRNPTTQEGFAKRWGQKAHMVTSFADGSKISFEQAIVANATGMKVAKRGMLGYDFTGHVDEMTNMYDVEQLKELGGIVDYVVGAKPGPGIYVFATHDDPKQCHYLNLYKLGEGPLYSFYTPYHLCHFEVPLSVARAVLFQDAVMAPLAGPLVDVVTTAKIDLKAGETLDGIGYYMTYGQCENSDIVQRQKLLPMGLAEGCRLKRDIAKDQVLTYDDVELPEGRLCDKLRAEQDKYFAPEKVLVTVG; encoded by the coding sequence ATGATTATTATTGATAATGCTCTCAAAGCCCGTGCTGCTGCGGGTAATCCTGTGAAAGTGGGAATGATTGGCGCTGGTTTTATGGGTCGAGGTATTGCCAATCAAATTATTAATTCGGTTCCAGGGATGGAATTAGTTGCTATCTCTAACCGCAGTATTGATGGTGCGAAACGCGCTTATACAGAAGCTGGGATTGAGGATATTTGTGTTGTAGACTCTGTAGGCGAATTGGAAAGTGCGATCGCTCAAGGTAAGTATGCTATTACCGAAGATGCTAAACTAATCTGTCAAGCTGATGGGATTGACGCAATTGTCGAAGTTACTGGGGCGGTAGAGTTTGGCGCTCATGTGGTGATGGAAGCGATCGCCCATCGCAAGCATATTATTATGATGAATGCGGAACTTGATGGTACTATCGGCCCTATCCTCAAAGTATATGCAGACAAAGCTGGTGTCATCCTCAGCGCCTGCGATGGCGACCAGCCAGGTGTACAAATGAACCTTTACCGCTTCGTGAAAAGCATTGGTTTAACTCCCCTATTGTGCGGTAACATCAAAGGCTTGCAAGACCCCTATCGCAACCCCACCACTCAAGAAGGCTTCGCCAAACGTTGGGGACAAAAAGCCCACATGGTAACAAGCTTTGCTGATGGTAGCAAAATTTCCTTTGAGCAGGCGATCGTGGCTAACGCTACAGGGATGAAAGTCGCCAAGCGGGGGATGTTGGGCTACGACTTCACTGGTCATGTGGATGAAATGACCAACATGTACGATGTAGAACAACTCAAGGAACTAGGCGGTATTGTTGATTATGTCGTCGGTGCAAAACCCGGCCCTGGCATATACGTATTCGCCACCCACGACGACCCCAAACAATGCCACTACCTCAACCTCTACAAATTAGGTGAAGGCCCCCTCTATAGCTTCTACACACCATACCACCTCTGCCATTTTGAAGTTCCCTTATCTGTAGCCCGTGCTGTCCTCTTCCAAGATGCTGTGATGGCTCCTCTAGCAGGCCCCTTAGTAGATGTAGTAACTACAGCCAAAATTGACCTCAAAGCAGGCGAAACCCTAGACGGTATCGGCTACTACATGACCTATGGACAATGTGAAAATTCCGATATCGTCCAACGGCAAAAGCTCTTACCAATGGGTCTAGCTGAAGGCTGCCGTCTGAAACGAGACATTGCCAAAGACCAAGTACTTACATACGATGATGTAGAACTACCCGAAGGCAGACTTTGTGACAAACTAAGAGCCGAGCAAGATAAATATTTTGCTCCAGAAAAAGTGTTGGTAACTGTTGGTTAA